From one Lolium rigidum isolate FL_2022 chromosome 4, APGP_CSIRO_Lrig_0.1, whole genome shotgun sequence genomic stretch:
- the LOC124648485 gene encoding uncharacterized protein LOC124648485 gives MVLSDHASALSWFENAYLRNVISFEKQSSSNSSMLIPRTDTENGVNHYACYDSNTTPESVLTGGMGSFDVHSFPTLKNNNIIGSAMWVTNQKRGDYSSINSASAGWEVNPFIYGDSKTHFHTLWTADGYKSTGCTNLECDGFVPVNYAPITPGDTIEANGGQTKFTIKIFKSKDDGDWWLHFGYDSQNLSRVGYWPKRIFNNMADHANLITWGGFTRSSVGDASPAMGNGQWPGETSAFIRDIKYVNTNGQADSEPGLRAYLSHHKCYGLGPFINDMFSYGGPGGCTK, from the exons ATGGTACTTTCAGACCATGCTAGTGCACTCTCATGGTTTGAGAATGCATATCTCCGGAATGTCATTTCATTCGAGAAACAATCATCGTCAAATAGCAGCATGCTAATCCCAAGGACTGACACAGAAAATGGGGTTAATCAT TATGCATGCTATGACTCAAACACAACCCCTGAATCTGTGCTTACTGGTGGCATGGGGTCATTTGATGTACATAGTTTTCCAACTTTAAAGAACAACAATATAATCGGATCAGCAATGTGGGTAACAAATCAGAAAAGGGGTGACTATAGTAGCATCAACTCTGCAAGCGCCGGATGGGAA GTTAACCCGTTCATATATGGTGATAGCAAAACACACTTCCATACTCTATGGACG GCTGATGGGTATAAATCGACTGGATGCACAAACTTGGAATGTGATGGTTTTGTGCCCGTAAATTATGCTCCAATTACTCCAGGAGATACGATAGAGGCAAACGGTGGACAAACGAAATTCACGATCAAGATATTTAAA AGTAAAGATGATGGTGATTGGTGGTTGCACTTTGGCTATGATAGCCAAAACCTTAGCCGTGTGGGATATTGGCCCAAACGTATTTTTAATAATATGGCGGACCATGCCAATCTCATTACTTGGGGTGGTTTCACTCGATCGTCTGTTGGTGATGCTAGTCCTGCAATGGGAAATGGGCAATGGCCCGGAGAAACATCAGCATTTATTCGGGACATCAAATACGTGAATACTAATGGCCAAGCTGACTCGGAACCGGGCCTTCGTGCTTATTTATCTCACCATAAATGCTACGGCTTGGGCCCATTTATCAATGATATGTTCTCTTATGGAGGACCTGGAGGTTGTACAAAGTAA